A region of Haloplanus sp. XH21 DNA encodes the following proteins:
- a CDS encoding M20 family metallopeptidase has product MNASGADSDGFDPIAFLDSAVRIDSHADVTEMRSFLVDTLAAHGHDPTVDDAGNTLATKGSGSPHVVLNTHIDTVSPHVPYERDDGIIRGRGSCDAKGPLAALLSAFFATDPDGRLTLAVTPDEEVYSTGAAALDLTVLPGVDADTADAYIVGEPTGLDVCTAAKGRFEGTVALSGTNAHAAEPESGVNAVAAAEGALAAIRGFDADRDPHPDLGPATLTPTVIEGGDATNQVPADCAITVDRRSVPPESAAGFRDALETAVADAVPDDVGVTFDLTERPTPFLEAFATDADEPVVRHLSAAAERVTDGAGGAVRPFTAATEASYFAPAPTVVFGPGVLADDEGPVAHADREYVRVADVERAATALSDALDALVG; this is encoded by the coding sequence ATGAACGCGAGCGGAGCGGACAGCGACGGCTTCGACCCCATCGCCTTCCTCGACTCGGCGGTGCGGATCGACTCCCACGCGGACGTGACCGAGATGCGATCGTTCCTCGTCGATACGCTCGCCGCCCACGGCCACGACCCGACCGTCGACGACGCGGGCAACACCCTCGCCACGAAGGGGTCGGGCTCACCCCACGTCGTCTTGAACACCCACATCGACACCGTCTCGCCACACGTCCCCTACGAACGCGACGATGGCATCATCCGCGGACGGGGGTCCTGTGACGCGAAGGGACCGCTCGCGGCGCTGCTGTCGGCTTTCTTCGCCACCGACCCCGACGGCCGCCTGACGCTCGCCGTCACGCCCGACGAGGAGGTGTACTCCACGGGCGCCGCGGCGCTCGACCTCACCGTCCTGCCCGGCGTCGACGCCGACACGGCCGACGCCTACATCGTCGGCGAACCCACCGGACTCGACGTCTGCACCGCCGCGAAGGGGCGGTTCGAGGGGACGGTCGCCCTCTCGGGGACCAACGCCCACGCCGCCGAACCCGAGTCGGGGGTGAACGCCGTCGCCGCCGCGGAGGGCGCGCTCGCCGCCATCCGCGGGTTCGACGCCGACCGCGACCCGCACCCCGACCTCGGCCCGGCGACGCTCACGCCGACGGTCATCGAGGGCGGCGACGCGACAAACCAGGTGCCCGCCGACTGCGCCATCACCGTCGACCGGCGGAGCGTCCCGCCGGAGTCGGCCGCCGGCTTCCGCGACGCCCTGGAGACGGCCGTCGCCGACGCCGTCCCGGACGACGTCGGCGTCACCTTCGACCTCACCGAGCGGCCGACCCCCTTCCTCGAGGCCTTCGCCACCGACGCCGACGAACCGGTCGTCCGCCATCTCTCCGCGGCGGCCGAGCGCGTCACCGACGGCGCGGGCGGCGCCGTGCGGCCCTTCACCGCTGCGACCGAGGCGTCGTATTTCGCGCCCGCGCCGACGGTCGTCTTCGGCCCCGGCGTCCTCGCGGACGACGAGGGACCGGTCGCGCACGCCGACCGCGAGTACGTCCGCGTCGCCGACGTGGAGCGGGCGGCGACGGCGCTTTCCGACGCCCTCGACGCGCTGGTCGGGTAA
- a CDS encoding helix-turn-helix transcriptional regulator has product MSAAEDADLSEVERAALDLVLETRGIHQSELWKELDISSRKGSRVAESLVDNDLIRREETVYQGHNTYFLMPTASDLDFSLLMAGDMLSPFIGEEEVDPRSDAFSQWLMNLAYEEY; this is encoded by the coding sequence ATGAGCGCCGCCGAGGACGCCGACCTCTCGGAGGTCGAACGCGCGGCGCTCGATCTCGTCCTCGAGACGCGTGGTATCCACCAGAGCGAACTCTGGAAGGAACTCGACATCTCCTCGCGGAAGGGGAGTCGGGTCGCCGAGTCGCTGGTCGACAACGACCTCATCCGACGGGAGGAGACGGTGTATCAGGGGCACAACACCTACTTCCTGATGCCGACCGCCAGCGACCTCGATTTCTCGTTGCTGATGGCGGGCGACATGCTCTCGCCCTTCATCGGCGAGGAGGAGGTCGACCCGCGAAGCGACGCCTTCTCGCAGTGGCTGATGAACCTCGCCTACGAAGAGTACTGA
- the dapB gene encoding 4-hydroxy-tetrahydrodipicolinate reductase: protein MIHLAVTGAGGQMGREVLEAADDREDVEVVLAVNRTPIPPVAGTTVDDEADLPILLPERDPDVLVDFTVSDSSTRYVEACADAGVAAVIGTTGFSEPQLELLADAAEEIPVLRASNFSRAMTAFRGVVREAVAALPDYDIELSETHHNRKRDAPSGTANDILDDIAEIRGEFDRVHGREGDQPREGDEVGVHALRAGDIRGEHELLLAGNHEVLTLTHRAESRGVFAEGALDAAEWLAGRPAGEYDFEDVL, encoded by the coding sequence GTGATCCACCTCGCCGTCACCGGCGCCGGCGGGCAGATGGGTCGCGAGGTGCTCGAAGCGGCCGACGACCGCGAGGATGTCGAAGTCGTCCTCGCGGTCAACCGCACGCCCATCCCGCCCGTCGCGGGCACCACCGTCGACGACGAGGCCGACCTGCCGATCCTCCTGCCCGAGCGCGACCCCGACGTGCTGGTGGATTTCACCGTCTCCGACTCGAGCACGCGCTACGTCGAGGCCTGTGCCGACGCGGGCGTCGCCGCCGTCATCGGAACGACCGGCTTCTCGGAGCCGCAACTGGAACTCCTCGCCGACGCCGCCGAGGAGATTCCCGTGCTTCGGGCCTCGAACTTCTCTCGCGCCATGACGGCGTTTCGGGGCGTCGTTCGGGAGGCCGTTGCCGCGCTCCCGGACTACGACATCGAACTCAGCGAGACCCACCACAACCGCAAGCGCGACGCCCCCTCCGGGACGGCCAACGACATCCTCGACGACATCGCGGAGATCCGCGGCGAGTTCGACCGCGTCCACGGCCGCGAGGGCGACCAGCCCCGGGAGGGGGACGAGGTTGGGGTCCACGCGCTCCGGGCCGGCGACATCCGCGGCGAACACGAACTACTACTTGCGGGGAACCACGAGGTACTAACGCTCACGCATCGGGCCGAGTCCCGCGGCGTCTTCGCCGAGGGCGCGCTCGATGCCGCAGAATGGCTCGCCGGTCGTCCGGCCGGTGAATACGACTTCGAGGACGTACTATGA
- the folP gene encoding dihydropteroate synthase has translation MNYHAAADFLSDLRRFAVDPGTESIRALLGELGDPHEDVAFVQIAGSNGKGSTARMTESVLREAGYRVGLYTSPHFDDLRERVRVDGRKITESAVAEFVERVRPFLVDRAVEGDPLTSFETLTAMALWYFGRSDVDVAVLEVGMGGRLDATSVVDPVAAAVTAVSLEHTDILGETLGEIAAEKVTVAPDDAPLVTGATGESLAAVRDHAPDAVAVGVAEESPDVTVRYDGLVNHTEAGVGIEGRDWGVETRVPMPGSYQARNAGVAAVLARQVGGDRVTEAALERGLRSAHWPGRFEVMACDPLVVLDGAHNPGACAAIAETVGEYDYDDLHLVFGAMHDKDHREMAAELPDAASVRTCAPAHERAADPAVLAAAFDAADGADVTTAPTVSAALDRARGDAAPDDCVLVVGSLFAVAEARRTWSRLAVPRDVDSQGDARAVLERANADASDVTDAAAESVHRVVTTRLDRREARALDRAVGRTAATAVTADYRTDRELRSAVVAGTDGELRALLSALDGRDEEVANVAAILRERIDEEDGLPSHGYPWEARPSVMGILNVTPDSFHDGGDFFDPTAAVERAEAMVEAGADVIDVGGESTRPGADTVPTETEIERVTPVIEAIADLDALVSIDTRKAEVARAALDAGADILNDVTGLADPEMRFLAAEYDVPVVVMHSIDAPVVPGKTVAYDDVVSDVIDELAERIALAERAGLPREKVIVDPGLGFGKDAVEEFTLLDRLDEFRALGCPILIGHSHKSMFGHIGQDPDERLPATVATSALAVDRGADLVRVHDVPENVAAVRAAVATADPDGVPEDWQA, from the coding sequence ATGAACTATCACGCCGCCGCGGATTTTCTCTCGGACCTCCGTCGGTTTGCGGTCGACCCGGGGACGGAGTCGATCCGGGCGCTCCTCGGAGAACTCGGCGATCCCCACGAGGACGTCGCGTTCGTCCAGATCGCCGGCTCGAACGGGAAGGGCAGTACGGCACGCATGACCGAGTCAGTGCTCCGGGAGGCGGGCTACCGCGTCGGCCTCTACACCTCGCCGCATTTCGACGACCTGCGCGAACGCGTCCGCGTCGACGGCCGGAAGATCACCGAGTCCGCCGTCGCGGAGTTCGTCGAGCGCGTCCGACCCTTCCTCGTCGACCGAGCGGTCGAGGGCGATCCGCTCACCTCCTTCGAGACGCTCACCGCGATGGCGCTCTGGTATTTCGGGCGGTCGGACGTCGACGTGGCGGTGCTCGAAGTCGGCATGGGCGGGCGTCTCGACGCAACGAGCGTCGTCGACCCCGTCGCCGCCGCGGTGACCGCCGTCAGCCTCGAACATACGGATATTTTGGGCGAGACGCTCGGCGAGATCGCGGCCGAGAAGGTGACCGTCGCCCCCGACGACGCGCCCCTGGTGACGGGCGCGACGGGCGAGTCGCTCGCCGCTGTCCGCGACCACGCGCCCGACGCCGTCGCCGTCGGCGTCGCCGAGGAGTCGCCCGACGTGACCGTGCGCTACGACGGCCTCGTCAACCACACGGAGGCCGGCGTCGGCATCGAAGGACGGGACTGGGGCGTCGAGACGCGCGTCCCGATGCCCGGATCGTATCAGGCACGAAACGCTGGCGTCGCGGCCGTGCTGGCGCGACAGGTGGGCGGCGACCGCGTGACCGAGGCCGCTCTGGAACGCGGCCTCCGGAGCGCCCACTGGCCCGGTCGGTTCGAGGTGATGGCGTGTGACCCACTGGTCGTCCTCGACGGCGCGCACAACCCCGGCGCCTGTGCGGCCATCGCGGAGACGGTCGGCGAGTACGACTACGACGACCTCCACCTCGTCTTCGGCGCCATGCACGACAAGGACCACCGCGAGATGGCGGCGGAACTCCCCGACGCGGCGTCGGTGCGGACCTGCGCGCCCGCTCACGAACGCGCGGCCGATCCCGCCGTCCTCGCCGCCGCCTTCGACGCGGCCGACGGCGCGGACGTGACGACGGCACCGACGGTGTCGGCGGCGCTCGACCGCGCCCGTGGGGACGCCGCCCCGGACGACTGCGTGCTCGTCGTCGGCTCGCTGTTCGCCGTCGCCGAAGCGCGGCGCACCTGGTCCCGGCTCGCGGTGCCCCGCGATGTCGATAGCCAGGGCGACGCGCGGGCGGTCCTCGAACGGGCAAACGCCGACGCCAGCGATGTCACCGACGCCGCCGCCGAGAGCGTCCACCGCGTCGTCACGACGCGCCTCGACCGGCGCGAGGCGCGGGCGCTCGATCGCGCCGTCGGACGAACGGCTGCGACGGCCGTCACTGCCGACTACCGTACCGATCGCGAACTCCGGTCGGCCGTGGTCGCGGGCACCGACGGCGAACTCCGAGCGCTGCTCTCGGCGCTCGACGGACGCGACGAGGAGGTGGCGAACGTCGCCGCGATCCTGCGGGAACGGATCGACGAGGAGGACGGACTCCCCTCGCACGGCTACCCCTGGGAGGCGCGGCCGTCCGTGATGGGCATCCTGAACGTGACGCCGGACAGTTTCCACGACGGCGGCGACTTCTTCGATCCGACCGCGGCGGTCGAGCGCGCCGAGGCGATGGTCGAGGCCGGCGCGGACGTTATCGATGTCGGCGGCGAGAGCACGCGACCGGGCGCCGACACCGTTCCCACCGAGACGGAGATCGAACGCGTCACGCCGGTCATCGAGGCGATCGCGGATCTCGACGCGCTCGTCTCCATCGACACCCGGAAGGCCGAGGTAGCGCGGGCGGCCCTCGACGCCGGCGCCGACATCCTCAACGACGTGACGGGACTGGCCGACCCCGAGATGCGCTTTCTGGCCGCCGAGTACGACGTGCCCGTCGTCGTGATGCACAGCATCGACGCGCCGGTGGTGCCGGGCAAGACCGTCGCTTACGACGACGTGGTGTCGGACGTGATCGACGAACTCGCCGAGCGGATCGCCCTCGCGGAGCGCGCCGGGCTTCCTCGCGAGAAGGTGATCGTCGACCCCGGTCTCGGCTTCGGGAAAGACGCCGTCGAGGAGTTCACCCTGCTCGATCGCCTCGACGAGTTCCGGGCGCTCGGCTGTCCGATCCTCATCGGCCACTCTCACAAATCCATGTTCGGTCACATCGGGCAGGACCCGGACGAACGCCTGCCGGCGACCGTGGCCACCTCCGCGCTGGCGGTCGACCGCGGCGCCGACCTCGTGCGCGTCCACGACGTGCCCGAGAACGTCGCCGCCGTCCGCGCCGCCGTCGCGACGGCCGACCCCGACGGCGTTCCCGAGGACTGGCAGGCGTGA
- a CDS encoding 2,3,4,5-tetrahydropyridine-2,6-dicarboxylate N-succinyltransferase encodes MTLQSDVSDLWHRYDDDAVAAETATADDYDTLDAFLDALEAGEVRAAEKRGGEWEANEWVKQGILLNFGLRETEARSYGGVDYHDVLPLRETGDLGDRGTRNTPDGTTIRRGAYLGSDCIMMSPSFVNIGAHVGDGTLVDSCDTVGSCAQIGENVKLGANTLIGGVLEPVEDAPVIVEDGVSLGAGCRVTSGFVVGENTVVGENTLLSPRIPVYDLVEEEVIYGHLPPERRAFTRMVESSIGDHDLFAGGAYKPAVVAMDIEAETRDATRREEALRE; translated from the coding sequence ATGACGCTCCAATCCGACGTATCCGACCTGTGGCACCGCTACGACGACGACGCCGTCGCCGCCGAGACGGCCACCGCCGACGACTACGACACGCTCGACGCCTTCCTCGACGCCCTCGAGGCGGGCGAGGTCCGCGCCGCCGAGAAGCGGGGCGGCGAATGGGAGGCGAACGAGTGGGTCAAGCAGGGCATCCTGCTCAACTTCGGCCTGCGCGAGACGGAGGCCCGCAGTTACGGCGGCGTCGACTACCACGACGTCCTGCCCCTGCGGGAGACGGGCGACCTGGGCGACCGAGGCACCCGCAACACGCCCGACGGCACCACCATCCGCCGCGGCGCCTACCTGGGCAGCGACTGCATCATGATGAGTCCCTCCTTCGTCAACATCGGCGCCCACGTCGGCGACGGCACGCTCGTCGACTCCTGTGACACCGTCGGCTCGTGTGCCCAAATCGGCGAGAACGTGAAACTCGGCGCGAACACGCTCATCGGCGGCGTGCTCGAACCCGTCGAGGACGCGCCCGTCATCGTCGAGGACGGCGTCTCGCTCGGCGCTGGCTGTCGCGTCACCTCGGGCTTCGTCGTCGGCGAGAACACCGTCGTCGGCGAGAACACGCTGCTCTCGCCCCGGATTCCGGTCTACGACCTCGTCGAGGAGGAGGTCATCTACGGACACCTCCCGCCGGAGCGACGCGCCTTCACCCGGATGGTGGAGTCCTCCATCGGCGACCACGACCTCTTTGCGGGCGGCGCCTACAAGCCCGCCGTCGTCGCGATGGACATCGAGGCCGAGACGCGCGACGCCACGCGCCGCGAGGAGGCGCTCCGGGAATGA
- the lysA gene encoding diaminopimelate decarboxylase, with product MSEEAVEATGPQVRRLGDWAAADLADLAAEYDTPLYVTDLERVQANATRLRAAFPDADVHYAVKAHTGQAVLRAVRAAGLGAECASAGEVVRALKAGFEGREIQYTAVNPPATDLDTVVERWRDDAAGLTVVAGARDTLDRLRDRGFDGRIAIRVNPGVGAGHHAKVTTGGHAKFGVPYDRAADLLADARDDFDVVGIHAHAGSGISGEDLDAHRELVARMGDLARDVGDLEFVDVGGGFGVPYHEDEPPLDLGAVADATREALGDVDARLAVEPGRYVVADAAVLLTRVNTVKEAEGVAVAGVDAGMTTLLRPAMYGAYHAIRNLDADGRRERPVTVAGPVCETADLFCEERPLPDPRRDDLLAVGNAGAYGYEMANTYNSRPRPAEVVRDADGVRLAREREGLEALTALEGDE from the coding sequence ATGAGCGAGGAGGCGGTCGAGGCGACCGGGCCGCAAGTGCGCCGCCTCGGCGACTGGGCCGCCGCCGACCTGGCCGACCTGGCCGCCGAGTACGACACGCCGCTGTACGTCACCGACCTCGAACGGGTGCAGGCGAACGCGACCCGTCTCCGGGCCGCGTTCCCCGACGCCGACGTGCATTACGCCGTCAAGGCCCACACCGGGCAGGCCGTCCTCCGGGCGGTCCGTGCGGCCGGTCTCGGCGCCGAATGTGCCTCCGCCGGCGAAGTGGTGCGCGCCCTGAAAGCGGGCTTCGAGGGGCGGGAGATCCAGTACACGGCGGTCAACCCGCCCGCGACCGACCTCGACACTGTCGTCGAGCGGTGGCGCGATGATGCGGCGGGCCTGACCGTCGTCGCCGGAGCGCGCGACACCCTCGACCGCCTCCGCGACCGCGGCTTCGACGGCCGCATTGCCATCCGCGTCAATCCCGGCGTCGGCGCCGGCCACCACGCCAAGGTGACGACGGGCGGCCACGCCAAGTTCGGCGTGCCCTACGACCGCGCGGCCGACCTCCTCGCCGACGCCCGTGACGACTTCGACGTGGTCGGCATCCACGCCCACGCCGGCAGCGGCATCTCCGGCGAGGATCTGGACGCCCACCGCGAACTCGTCGCCCGGATGGGCGACCTGGCCCGCGACGTGGGCGACCTGGAGTTCGTCGACGTGGGCGGCGGCTTCGGCGTCCCGTACCACGAGGACGAACCCCCACTCGATCTGGGCGCCGTCGCCGACGCCACCCGCGAGGCGCTGGGCGATGTCGACGCCCGACTCGCGGTCGAACCCGGGCGCTACGTCGTCGCCGACGCGGCCGTCCTCCTGACGCGGGTGAACACGGTGAAAGAGGCGGAAGGTGTCGCTGTCGCCGGCGTCGACGCCGGCATGACGACCCTGTTGCGCCCGGCGATGTACGGCGCCTACCACGCCATCCGCAATCTGGACGCCGACGGCCGTCGGGAGCGCCCGGTCACCGTCGCCGGCCCCGTCTGCGAGACGGCGGACCTGTTCTGTGAGGAGCGCCCCCTGCCCGACCCGCGCCGCGACGACCTGCTCGCCGTCGGCAACGCCGGCGCCTACGGCTACGAGATGGCGAACACGTACAACTCGCGGCCGCGCCCCGCGGAGGTCGTCCGCGACGCCGACGGGGTGCGCCTCGCTCGCGAACGCGAAGGGTTAGAAGCGTTGACCGCCTTAGAGGGAGACGAATGA
- the psmA gene encoding archaeal proteasome endopeptidase complex subunit alpha, which yields MQGQAQQQAYDRGITIFSPDGRLYQVEYAREAVKRGTASIGVRTEDGVVLAADKRSRSPLMEPTSVEKIHKADDHAGIASAGHVADARQLIDFARRQAQVNRLRFSEPIGIEALTKEVTDHIQQYTQVGGARPFGVALLIGGIEDGEPRLYETDPSGTPYEWKAVSIGANRGDLQDYLEENYGDDLDLDGGIELALRALASANDGSLEPAGVDVGTVPVDTEEFHELDNDEIETHLADLDLLPSEDEDDEDEE from the coding sequence ATGCAGGGACAAGCGCAACAACAGGCCTACGACCGTGGGATAACGATCTTCTCGCCCGATGGCCGCCTCTATCAGGTCGAATACGCCCGAGAGGCCGTCAAGCGAGGGACAGCGAGTATCGGCGTCCGAACCGAAGACGGGGTGGTACTGGCGGCGGACAAACGCTCCCGCTCGCCGCTGATGGAGCCGACGAGCGTCGAGAAGATCCACAAGGCGGACGACCACGCCGGCATCGCGAGCGCCGGCCACGTCGCCGACGCGCGCCAGCTGATCGACTTCGCTCGCCGCCAGGCGCAGGTCAACCGCCTCCGCTTCAGCGAACCGATCGGCATCGAAGCCCTCACCAAGGAAGTCACCGACCACATCCAGCAGTACACGCAGGTCGGTGGCGCCCGCCCGTTCGGTGTCGCCCTCCTCATCGGCGGCATCGAGGACGGCGAACCACGTCTCTACGAGACCGACCCCTCGGGAACGCCCTACGAGTGGAAGGCGGTCTCCATCGGGGCGAACCGTGGTGACCTCCAGGACTACCTCGAAGAGAACTACGGCGACGACCTCGACCTCGACGGCGGAATCGAACTCGCGCTCCGCGCGCTCGCCTCCGCCAACGACGGCTCGCTCGAACCCGCCGGTGTCGACGTGGGGACCGTCCCGGTCGACACCGAGGAGTTCCACGAACTCGACAACGACGAGATCGAGACCCACCTCGCCGACCTCGACCTCCTGCCGTCGGAGGACGAGGACGACGAAGACGAGGAGTAA
- a CDS encoding RNase P subunit p30 family protein, translating into MYEAVHAPDGAADAVATAERLGYDGVVLRATGATPDYDALREGVTIDIVDALEIVADDPETASGAVGGERPDHTLLCVRGGTDRLNRFAVENERIDVLTRPMADDGDVNHVLANRAAENGVRIEFDFGPVLRATGGERVRALRDLRKLRELVDACDAPAVVSANATTHRQLRAPRELVAVGEAVGFDAEMVRDGLREWGALAARNRHRQSESFISPGVERGPYDPDA; encoded by the coding sequence ATGTACGAGGCGGTCCACGCCCCGGACGGGGCGGCCGACGCTGTCGCTACCGCCGAGCGGCTGGGCTACGACGGCGTCGTGCTCCGCGCCACCGGCGCGACGCCGGACTACGACGCCCTCCGCGAGGGGGTGACCATCGACATCGTCGACGCCCTCGAAATCGTCGCCGACGACCCCGAGACGGCGAGCGGCGCCGTCGGTGGAGAGCGCCCCGACCACACCCTCCTCTGTGTCCGCGGCGGCACGGACCGGCTCAACCGCTTCGCGGTGGAGAACGAGCGCATCGACGTGCTCACCCGACCGATGGCCGACGACGGCGACGTGAATCACGTCCTCGCGAACCGCGCCGCCGAGAACGGCGTCCGCATCGAGTTCGACTTCGGCCCCGTCCTCCGGGCGACCGGCGGCGAACGGGTTCGCGCGCTTCGCGACCTGCGGAAACTCCGCGAACTCGTCGACGCCTGCGACGCGCCCGCCGTCGTCAGCGCGAACGCCACGACCCACCGGCAGCTCCGCGCGCCGCGGGAGCTCGTCGCCGTCGGCGAGGCCGTGGGGTTCGACGCCGAGATGGTGCGGGACGGTCTCCGCGAGTGGGGGGCGCTCGCGGCGCGTAACCGCCACCGACAGTCCGAGTCGTTCATCTCGCCGGGCGTCGAACGGGGGCCGTATGATCCGGACGCGTGA
- a CDS encoding NRDE family protein: MCTLTLAWQVFPDAPVVVAANRDERRDRPSEPPTRRGSDPWIVAPRDAEAGGTWIGYNEAGLFVGITNRWRAEARAERSRGRLVDDALQETDAEAAARLVERSVADHDYDGFNLVVADATGAYLFEWDGDLRKIRLHPGVHVVVNSGAALGGGGAVTDRFVTPEGDGAERAAEQMANARAVRAELTPEPGEDAASWLDRAGDVLADHEYGVCIHEDGYGTRSSSLIRLGDEPTFRFAPGPPCETAYRTADANADADESQL, translated from the coding sequence GTGTGCACTCTGACGCTCGCGTGGCAGGTGTTTCCTGACGCACCGGTCGTCGTCGCAGCCAATCGCGACGAGCGCCGTGACCGCCCCTCCGAACCGCCGACGCGGCGTGGCTCGGATCCGTGGATCGTCGCGCCCCGCGACGCCGAGGCCGGTGGCACCTGGATCGGCTACAACGAGGCGGGACTGTTCGTCGGCATCACGAACCGCTGGCGCGCCGAGGCGCGGGCGGAACGCTCGCGCGGCCGCCTCGTCGACGACGCCCTGCAAGAGACCGACGCGGAGGCGGCCGCTCGCCTGGTCGAGCGGTCGGTCGCGGACCACGACTACGACGGGTTCAACCTCGTCGTCGCCGACGCCACGGGCGCCTATCTCTTCGAGTGGGACGGGGACCTGCGGAAGATACGGCTCCATCCGGGCGTCCACGTCGTCGTCAACAGCGGCGCGGCGCTCGGCGGGGGCGGCGCCGTGACGGATCGCTTCGTGACGCCCGAGGGCGACGGCGCCGAGCGCGCGGCCGAACAGATGGCCAACGCTCGAGCCGTCCGGGCCGAACTGACGCCGGAACCGGGGGAAGACGCGGCGTCGTGGCTCGACCGCGCGGGCGATGTCCTCGCGGACCACGAGTACGGCGTCTGTATTCACGAGGACGGCTACGGCACGCGGTCGTCGTCGCTGATCCGTCTCGGCGACGAGCCGACGTTCCGGTTCGCTCCGGGGCCGCCCTGCGAGACGGCGTACCGCACGGCCGACGCGAACGCGGACGCGGACGAAAGTCAACTTTAA
- the dapF gene encoding diaminopimelate epimerase produces the protein MTIRAEKYHGTANDFLVVPADASVADRAAFAATHCDRETGVRGERIGADGVLFLDLDPTASPVRVTMTLVQPDGSVAEMCGNGARVTATWAARETGAREVIIETPAGDRRAVVQSEGVTVEMGRPSFDPADVPLTHDAGGPLIDQVVDGLSVTAVDTGVPHAVAFVDDVDAVDLETVAPPVRHADVFPEGANVTLAARAVLDDGATDGAPGDPVAFRQRTYERGVEGETLACGTGAVAVVAAAKRTGRLDADGPVRVSPPGGDLVIVVPDDGPATLTGPVEHEFAIDLEVPEV, from the coding sequence ATGACGATTCGCGCAGAGAAGTACCACGGCACGGCCAACGACTTCCTCGTCGTCCCCGCCGACGCCTCCGTCGCGGACCGCGCGGCCTTCGCGGCCACGCACTGCGACCGGGAGACGGGAGTCCGTGGCGAGCGGATCGGTGCCGACGGCGTCCTCTTTCTGGACCTCGATCCGACCGCCTCGCCCGTCCGGGTGACGATGACGCTCGTCCAACCCGACGGCTCCGTCGCCGAGATGTGTGGCAACGGCGCCCGCGTCACCGCGACGTGGGCGGCCCGCGAAACCGGCGCCCGCGAGGTGATCATCGAGACGCCCGCCGGCGACCGCCGTGCCGTCGTCCAGTCCGAGGGCGTCACCGTCGAGATGGGGCGTCCCTCCTTCGACCCCGCCGACGTGCCCCTTACGCACGACGCCGGCGGCCCCCTGATCGATCAGGTGGTCGACGGTCTCTCCGTCACCGCCGTCGACACGGGCGTCCCCCACGCCGTCGCCTTCGTCGACGACGTGGACGCCGTCGATCTGGAGACCGTCGCGCCGCCCGTTCGCCACGCCGATGTCTTCCCGGAAGGGGCGAACGTCACCCTCGCCGCTCGGGCCGTCCTCGACGACGGGGCCACCGACGGCGCGCCGGGCGACCCGGTCGCCTTCCGGCAGCGAACCTACGAACGCGGCGTCGAGGGCGAGACGCTCGCCTGTGGCACCGGCGCGGTGGCCGTCGTCGCCGCCGCGAAGCGCACGGGCCGTCTCGACGCCGACGGTCCGGTCCGGGTGTCGCCGCCGGGCGGTGACCTCGTCATCGTCGTCCCGGACGACGGTCCGGCGACGCTGACCGGGCCAGTCGAACACGAGTTTGCGATCGATCTGGAGGTCCCCGAGGTATGA